A stretch of the Xiphias gladius isolate SHS-SW01 ecotype Sanya breed wild chromosome 21, ASM1685928v1, whole genome shotgun sequence genome encodes the following:
- the LOC120807076 gene encoding amphoterin-induced protein 1-like, with the protein MMGDSLCLSHRATEAVPSRRSLITVLPFALLLPTVRVSAQLMGSPLDCHKTCVCASNIVSCSKMNLTNVPLGLPQYTAVLDLSFNSITRLRAEWTPVKLGRLHSLLLSNNGLTFLSSEAFVHVTKLRYLDLSSNGLVLLDEFIFEPLEHLEVLLLYNNHISQIDRSAFSGLISLQRLYLSQNQISRFPLELVKERSRLKTLRLLDVSSNRIKVLPLHELRALPAWIKNGLYFHNNTLPCSCELYDVVVRWHLKELSSVTDFRSSHTCVLPGTQKEKMPILDLDKVNLNCSEVKSMDEEAYLEQFLVLDCDTREKDMMKSWVLPGNIPVSPANKTAVMRPDGSLQIGPLRAEDSGVYTCYATSDSLNETLYVTVVVFNSTLSGGLENLKTAYTTLVACLVSIVMVLIYLYLTPCRCACCPGHGLEKNDPQDSLHSSTASISQAHEETGQERVEGGGFPYRHVGFLEIKDQLEQNGRLNPIGEEDEEWQGENRERRRSDAESVSSVCSDTPMVL; encoded by the coding sequence ATGATGGGGGACTCACTCTGCCTGTCCCATCGTGCCACTGAAGCAGTGCCCAGCAGAAGGAGCTTAATCACAGTTCTACCTTTTGCGTTACTGCTGCCAACAGTGAGAGTCAGTGCACAGTTGATGGGAAGCCCCCTGGACTGCCACaagacttgtgtgtgtgccagcaaCATCGTCAGCTGCTCTAAGATGAATCTAACCAACGTCCCCCTTGGTCTTCCACAATACACAGCTGTTCTGGACCTCAGCTTCAACTCCATCACCAGGCTACGTGCTGAGTGGACCCCTGTCAAACTCGGCAGACTGCACAGTCTGCTGCTCAGCAACAATGGCCTCACTTTTCTGTCCTCTGAGGCATTTGTGCATGTGACAAAGCTTCGATACCTGGACCTGTCCTCTAATGGCCTCGTCCTGCTGGACGAGTTCATCTTTGAGCCGCTGGAACACCTGGAGGTGCTGCTGCTTTATAACAACCACATCTCCCAGATAGATCGTTCTGCTTTCTCTGGCCTCATCAGTCTGCAGAGGCTCTACCTGAGCCAAAACCAGATCTCACGCTTCCCCTTGGAGCTGGTGAAGGAGCGTAGCCGGCTGAAAACTCTTAGGCTGCTGGATGTTTCCTCCAACCGAATCAAAGTCCTGCCTCTGCATGAGCTTCGGGCTCTGCCCGCCTGGATCAAGAATGGTCTGTACTTCCACAACAACACTCTGCCCTGCAGCTGCGAGCTGTACGATGTGGTGGTACGCTGGCACCTCAAGGAGCTCAGCTCTGTCACTGACTTCAGGAGCAGCCATACTTGTGTGCTGCCAGGCAcgcagaaagagaaaatgccCATACTGGATCTGGACAAGGTCAATTTGAACTGCAGTGAGGTCAAAAGTATGGATGAAGAGGCCTATCTGGAGCAGTTCCTGGTGCTGGACTGTGACACCAGGGAGAAGGACATGATGAAGAGCTGGGTGCTGCCGGGAAATATCCCAGTGTCTCCAGCAAACAAGACTGCTGTGATGCGTCCTGATGGCAGCCTCCAGATTGGGCCCCTGAGGGCAGAAGACTCAGGGGTCTACACCTGCTATGCCACAAGTGACTCCCTCAATGAGACACTGTATGTAACTGTAGTGGTGTTTAATTCTACTCTGAGTGGTGGACTGGAGAACCTAAAAACAGCCTACACCACCCTCGTAGCATGTCTGGTCAGTATAGTTATGGTTCTCATCTACCTCTATCTCACACCCTGCCGCTGCGCTTGTTGTCCAGGTCATGGCCTGGAGAAAAATGACCCCCAagacagcctccactcttcaACTGCCAGCATTTCTCAGGCACACGAGGAGACAGGGCAGGAAAGAGTGGAAGGCGGAGGCTTCCCCTACAGACATGTGGGCTTCCTGGAAATCAAGGACCAGTTGGAGCAGAACGGGAGGTTGAATCCAATAggtgaggaagatgaggagtGGCAGGGGGAAaacagggagagaaggaggtcTGACGCAGAGTCTGTCAGCTCTGTGTGCTCCGATACCCCCATGGTTTTGTAA